In Streptococcus parapneumoniae, the genomic stretch AGTCTGGGTTTTCAAATACACCCATAGGTCCGTTCCATACAACTGTTTTGGCACCAGTCAAAGCTTCGTCAAATTTAGCGATAGATTTTGGACCGATGTCAAGACCAAGGAAGCCTTCAGAAACTGCTTCACCTTCAGTGTCACGCACTTCAGTGTAACCAGCAAATGCGTTAGCTTCTTTAGAGTCAACTGGTAAGATCAATTTTCCGTTTGCTTTTTCAAGAAGAGCTTTCGCAACATCCAATTTGTCTTCTTCTACAAGTGAGTTACCGATTTCGATACCTTGTGCTTTGTAGAATGTGTAAGTCATACCACCACCGATAAGGACTTTATCAGCTTTTTCAAGCAAGTTTTCGATAACACCGATCTTGTCTGAAACTTTTGAACCACCAAGGATAGCTACGAATGGACGTTCTGGAGTTTCAACTGCTTCTTGGATGTAGGCAATTTCGTTTTCAAGAAGGAAACCAGCAACTGCTTTTTCAACGTTTGCTGAGATACCAACGTTAGATGCGTGTGCACGGTGAGCTGTACCGAATGCATCGTTTACGAAGATACCATCTCCAAGTGATGCCCAGTATTTACCAAGTTCAGGATCGTTTTTAGATTCTTTTTTGCCGTCAACATCTTCGTAACGAGTGTTTTCAACCAAGAGAACTTGTCCATCTTCAAGAGCGTTGATTGCTGCTTCCAATTCAGCACCACGAGTGACACCTGGGAAAACAACATCTTGACCCAATTTAGCAGCCAAGTCAGCAGCTACAGGAGCAAGTGATTTACCAGCTTTATCAGCTTCTTCTTTCACACGTCCAAGGTGAGAGAAAAGAATTGCACGTCCACCTTGTTTGATGATGTACTTAATAGTTGGAAGAGCTGCTGTGATACGGTTGTCGTTAGTGATTACGCCATCTTTCAATGGTACGTTGAAGTCAACACGAACGAGGACTTTTTTACCTTTCAAGTCAACGTCTTTAACAGTAAGTTTTGCCATGTTACAAAAACCCCTTTATTTATTTTATTCGAAACTATTATATCACACTTTGGAAATATAAGGAAAGATTTCACAAGATTTTTCGATATTTAATCTTTGTGGCATGCTAGAGTATATTATTTTTGCTTTTTCTAACGAATTTTCTTTCTAAAATCTTAGCTTAACACTTGTTAGATTTACTTTTATCCTTTAAAATAGAATAGGAGAAATTCCGTTATTATTTTTCGGAGGAAAAAGAAATGTCCATTAATTGGCAGGAAATTTTATTTCACTTTTTAGGTGGTCTGGGGCTATTCTTATATAGTATCAAGACCATGGGAGACGGTTTACAACAAGCTGCTGGAGATCGCCTTCGTTTTTACATTGACAAATATACTAGTAATCCTTTCTTTGGAGTTCTGGTTGGTATTGGGATGACTGCTCTAATTCAGTCTAGTTCTGGTGTAACAGTTATCACAGTCGGCCTGGTCAGTGCCGGTCTCCTAACCTTACGTCAGGCTATCGGGATTGTCATGGGAGCTAATATTGGGACAACAGTCACATCCTTTCTTATTGGATTTAAACTAGGTGACTATGCCCTGCCTATGCTCTTTATCGGTGCTGTCTGCCTCTTCTTTACAAAAAATCGGACAGTCAATAATATCGGACGCATCCTCTTTGGTGTCGGTGGTATCTTTTTTGCCCTCAATCTTATGAGCGGTGCAATGGCTCCACTCAAAGATTTACAGGTCTTTAAAGACTATATGATTGAGCTAAGTAAGAATCCTGTTTTGGGTGTCTTTGTCGGTACCGGCTTGACCTTACTGATTCAAGCTTCCTCGGCTACCATCGGGATTTTACAAAACCTCTATGCCAGCAATCTCATTGACCTGCAAGGAGCTTTGCCAGTTCTATTTGGTGACAATATCGGGACAACCATTACAGCCATCATTGCCTCTTTAGGTGCTAATATTGCAGCTAAACGGGTAGCAGGAGCTCATGTTGCCTTCAACGTTATCGGAACAGTCGTCTGCGTTATTTTTCTAGTTCCTTTTACAGCCCTGATTCATTGGTTTGAATCTACGCTAAATCTAGCACCGGAAATGACCATCGCCTTTGCTCACGGAACCTTTAATATTACCAATACCATTGTCCAATTTCCATTTATCGGAGCTCTGGCTTACTTTGTAACCAAGATTATTCCTGGAGAGGACGAGGTTGTCAAATACGAACCCTTATATCTTGATGAACATTTCATCAAACAAGCCCCATCTATCGCTCTCGGAAATGCTAAGAAAGAGCTCTTGCACTTAGGAAACTACGCTGCTAAAGCCTTTGACCTTTCCTATAAGTACATCATTGACTTGGATGAAAAAGTTGCTGAAAAAGGGCATAAAACCGAAGAAGCCATTAACACCATCGATGAGCAATTAACACGTTATCTCATCGCCCTTTCAAGCGAAGCTCTCAGTCAAAAAGAAAGCGAAGTGCTCACCAATATCCTTGATTCCTCCCGTGATTTGGAACGGATTGGAGACCACGCGGAGGCTCTACTCAATCTGACTGACTATCTTCAACGTAAAAATGTTGAATTTTCTGATGCCGCCTTGAAAGAATTAGAGGAAGTTTATCGTCAAACTAGTGACTTTATCAAAGATGCTCTGGATAGTGTGGAAAACAATGATATTGAAAAAGCACGCAGTCTTGTAGAACGTCATGAAGCAATCAATAACATAGAGCGTGTTCTCAGAAAAACTCACATCAAACGCCTCAACAAAGGCGAATGTTCAACACAAGCCGGGGTAAACTTTATCGATATCATCTCACACTACACTCGTGTATCAGACCACGCTATGAACCTTGCTGAAAAGGTTTTTGCAGAACAAATCTAAGAACCAAAAAGCTATCCTGAATGGGATGGCTTTTTGCTTTTCCTAAGCAAGACTAGGCTGAATGAAACTGAAAGAGTATTCTGCAGATATAGTGGATTAAATTAAAAAAGTATAGTGTATTGAATCTATAACAGTACACCTTGACTGCTAAAATATTTCTATAAATTGATTTGGCTTTCCGAATTTAATTTGTTCAGATTTTATTTCATTTCAATATACTGATAAATCCATTCACTAGCACAGGGCAAGAGGGAGTCGCTATTGATTTCAACGGTAGCAGGTACACACAGAGGACGCCTAACTCAGATATACTGCAATATCCATCGTATGCAAAAAAACCTCTGAGATTGTTCTCAAAGGTTCTGATTTTGCTAATTGCTGTTCTCAACCGCTGCAGTAATAAAGGCAGTGTAGAGCTCTTCTGGGCGGTTTGGACGGCTTGACAGTTCAGGGTGATACTGACACGCTACAAAGAATTTATTTTCTGGAATTTCCACGATTTCTACCAGACGATTGTCTGGAGACACTCCTGAGAAGACAAAGCCTGCTGCCTCAAACTGCTCACGGAAGGCATTGTTAAACTCATAACGGTGACGGTGACGGCGTTGCACCACTTCTTGATTGTGATAAGCAGTTGCTGCCTTAGAGCCACGTTTCAACTTAGACGGATAAAGTCCCAAGCGAAGGGTTCCCCCCATATCCTCAACATCAATCTGATCACGCATGATATCAATGATAGGGTATTTTGTTTCTGGTGCAAGCTCTGCAGAATTGGCACCTTCAAGACCCAAAACGTGACGAGCAAACTCGATACAAGTCAACTGCATTCCCAAGCAGACTCCCAACATTGGAACATCATTCTCACGCGCATAGCGGATAGCTTGGATTTTCCCTTCAGTACCACGTTGACCAAAACCTCCTGGTACAATGATTCCGTCCGCATCAGACAAGAGCTCTGCCACATTCTCTGCTGTCACATCATTGGCATTGATCCAATTGATTTTAACTTCTGCGTCGTTGGCATAACCAGAGTGTTTCAAGGCTTCAACCACAGAAATGTAGGCATCTTGCAATTCAACATACTTACCGACAAGGGAAATTTTAACTTGTTTCTTGAGGTTCATGACCTTGTCCACCATAGCTGACCACTCTGTCATATCTGCTACTGGTGCGTCTAATTTCAAATGGTCACAGACAATCTGGTCCATACCTTGTGCCTGCAAATTCAACGGAATTTGGTAAAGATGTTCAACGTCTAAAGACTCGATAACGGCTTCTGGTGCCACATCACAGAACTGGGCCAGTTTGTTTTTAATTCCTTGACCAGCTGGCTCTTCTGTACGAATAACCAACATATTTGGTTGGATTCCCAATCCACGCAATTCTTTTACAGAGTGTTGAGTTGGTTTGGTTTTCATTTCACCAGCTGCCTTGAGATATGGAAGCAAAGTTGTATGAATGTACATGACATTATCTGCACCCACATCTGCCTTCATCTGACGAAGGGCCTCTAGGAATGGCAAGGACTCGATATCCCCAACAGTTCCACCGACCTCTGTGATAATGACATCAGAGTCAGTCGTTAGAGCGGCACGCTTGATTTTTTCTTTCAAAGCATCTGTGATATGAGGAATGACTTGAACAGTTGCCCCAAGGTATTCTCCACGGCGTTCTTTACGAAGAACTTCACTGTAAATTTTACCAGTTGTCACGTTGGAATATTTGTTGAGATTGATATCGATGAAGCGTTCATAGTGACCCAAGTCCAAATCTGTCTCAGCTCCGTCATCTGTCACAAAAACTTCCCCGTGCTGGTAAGGGCTCATAGTTCCCGGATCGATATTGATATAAGGATCAAACTTTTGAATGGTTACTTTGAGACCACGATTTTTCAAGAGACGACCCAGACTCGCTGCCACAATCCCTTTCCCAATAGACGATACCACACCACCAGTTACAAAAATATATTTCGTAGACATAGATTCCTCTTTCTAAAATCCTCAAGGTCTTGTTAACTACGAGGGGACATAGAAAACAAGACCCTACTAATAAGAATAATCTGGGACGACTGCACCAGATTCACAACTAAAATACAAGAAGATAACTTCTTGAAAAAACAAAAATAGCTCCCTAAGAACTAGGGAGCCCCGACCTCTAAAAGAGGTGCCCGAACAATATGATACCTAAAAATAGGATAATTGTCAATAGCTAACTTTTATTCCTCGCTGGTTTCAGCATCATCATCTGAAAACTCGTCGTCGTCTTCGTTGAGATCCACGTCTTCACCCAAGTCATCTGGGGCGATTTCGTTGATTTCTGCATCATAAGCTTCCACTTCATTTTTCTCATCATCTGGATTTTCATCATCATATGAAAGAGCTGGATCTGCTTCGTATGCATCTTCGTCTTCTGGATCATCTGCATTGTAGTCAATAGCATCTGAATCGCCATCCATGAAGGCATTGACACGTTTTTTCTTAGCTTTTGGTGCTACTTCATCGTCGTCATTTTCTTCAAGAGCGATGATTTCTTCGTCGATTTCGTCCACACCATACCATGAACGAAGCCCCCATTTGTTGTCTCCAAGTGAGATGAAGCTACCGTCAAAGTTCAACTCTGTGTAGAACAAAGGCAAGGCTTCGCGGATATCGCTGTTTGATGTTCCAAGGTAGTTTTGAATTTCGTTTACAAGATCGCTAAAATGCATCTCATGGTCGCGACCACGAAGTTCCAAGATAGCACGCGCTACCTCAATCATAGATAGTTCACTTTTTTCTTGCCCAGCAAATACTTCTAATTCCAAAGCGTTTCTCCTCATTTATACTACTATCGCCAGAGCGAACAGACTCTGACCTCATTTTATCATTTACTCTTTATTTTACGATAATTTTACGGAATAGTCAAAGGTTAAGGGGGAGAAAGTGGCAGGATTAGACTAATTTCAATACAAAACTCCTTCCTTTTTCTGTTGTTCCATCTTCCACAAATCCAAGCGACTTGAAACACCTCCTAGAAGCATGATTGTAGGTGTAGATTTCCTTGACTTTCAATTCTTTCCATCCTTTTACTCGAGCCAATTCAATCAAAGTACTTAGAACCTTTTTCCCAATCCCTCGATGTTGGTAAGCGGGATTCCCAATCACAATGGGGAGATTATCCTGAGATAGTGTAACATCCCCAATTGGAAACCATTCTCCCTTCTCCTTGACTTCAATCCAAAAAAGCTCACCATGCTGATCCAAATAGGAATACATGGCTTCCAAAGTTTCTTGACTATAAGGTCTCTTCACACCATCTACGAGGTGAACCAAGTTCACATCCTGATACCAAGCAAAAGCTTCTTCACAATGATTGACCTTATCATAAGGAACAAGACGCAGTGAATTATCTATTTGTAGGGTCTGTTTCATCTGCTTTCCTTTTCAACAAAAGAGTTGCTGCTTGATTAAAACCATCACACCAGTTATACCATTTTGCTTCATACTCATCTTGAGGTATGATATGATTTTTTAAATCCAGAACAGAGTAGATTTTTCTTTCTTCGCAGGCTTTCGCATAGAGATGATATAGTTCATCACCACCATCTCTATCCCACTCAGCAGAAATCGTATCCCGACCTGCCAATAAAGCCTGATAAGCCCTGTGATGTCCATCTGTAATCAACAAGCAATTTCCAAAGGCAAGAATACTGATCGGATCGACTTGGATTGTTTCTGCCGACTGGTAAAGCATCTGGATGCCTGCTAGTTTCTTTTCTGATAAGTATAGTTGAGTCGGATGGAGAGCTTTTATGTTGACTTTCATTTCTTTCTCCTCAAGAGAATTTGATATTCACTTCTGCTTACCTTTAAATCGCCATTGGAAGCGGAGCTTGTCATAAAAGGGAAATTCAATAAACAGGACTCCCAAACCCACACAGAGACTGGCAAGGACATCTGATGGATAATGAACTCCCACCCAAAAAGAGACAATAGTTCATACTACTATTACTCTATTTTCATTGCTCTCACAATCGCTAAGGCAGTCAATACAAAAATAAAAAGTGGAAGCACTGTGATTTTTAGGTTTGTAGCACTCGCTAAGGCAACGATGATCATGCTAAGAATTCCTGGTACAACAACATTGAATACTCCAAGCACTGACTGGATGGTTCCCATGACTTCTTCTGGAACCATCGAGAATACAAGGTTGAAAATCCGAGGCCCCATCATTCCTACTGCAACTGCGCATAAGAAGACAACTACCAATAAAAGGAGGAAATGATTGGTCAACCAAGAAAAGAGAATACAGAGATGCATAATTTCTTCAAAGTAGACAATCATTTTTATGGGAATATTTTTTAGGATACCTCCACTCAAAAAACTTCCCACAATCGTTCCTGAAAAAATAACCACTGACAATGCTGCAATGGATTTCCCAGTGTCAAAGAAGATAAATGGATGATGGATTAACATCAAGGTCGTTAAAGGGGTAATAATGCTTAAAATCACTTGGTTCATAGCTGCAATGAATATTAATTTGATAATTGCTGGAAAACTTGACAATATCTTCATTGAATGGAGGAAATGCTCTCCAAAAGATTTTGCGGTTAATCTTTTACTAACCTCCATCTGTCCCTCAATATCTCTCAAAGAAGTACGAATAAACACCACACCCAACAGTGCAAAAAGAAAGGTCAAAGCATTCAAACCTACAAACATCTTAAGACTGATAACCCCAATCAAAACTCCACCTATAAGGTTGCTGAGAATATTAACTACGCCAGCAGTTGCCTGTCTAAACCCCATAGCATCTGTCATATCATCTCCGATAATCCTCACATACAAAGGAGAAATCATAGCACCTGCAAAATAACTCATGGTATCTGATAAAAGATTGATTCCGCAAATAAGGAGAACCATCCCCATAGAGAAGTTCTTATCCGCTACAAACAGTGTCAATAGAGTATAAAGCAGAAACTTACTTGCCAATATAGCAATATATTTTGCAACACGATTTTTTTGAAAATCGGCAATAACACCTGTGAACAACTGAGAAATCTGTGGCAAAGTCTCCGAAACTGTTATACAAAGAACAGCTAATGAAGCAAATTTATATTCCGATACATACGAAATAAAGGAAATATAAAACAGCGTATCACCAAATGACGAAACCCATTGATTAATCAGCAACATTCGATAACTTTTATTAGTCAAAAAAGTATTCATTGGTTTGCCTCCTTCTTCAGTTCAAAAGGAAATTGAAATCCTAACAGTGCCCAATATATTCCCAAAGTTCCAATACCAAAATCAAAATAATCGTAATTTCGATTCTCACTTTGAAAAACAAGAAGTTCATCATACTTTCTAAAAGACTTAGTAAGAAGCAACTGAACTATATCATTCTTATCTTTATATCCAAATACATACGCATAAGTTTGTAACAGACTAGCAATGCCATGGCAATAACATGTTTCCATACTCAGGTGGTGGTTAAGAATCACCACTCTAGCCTCCGAAATTAACTTGGAGTATTTTAGAGGTTCGACCAAACAAAGATATAGAATCAATCCTGATAGTCCATCACACCAAGATAGCTCTAAATTATTATAGCTATTTTTATTTTTCAAAATTTCTTGTGACAATATTTTTGCAATTTCTTCTGTAAAAATACTTATTATGGAATCATATTTCTTACTATCAAATAAAATTTTATATTCATTCAAAACATATGCTATTCCTGCTTTTCCATGAGCAAAACTATAATCAAACAAGGAATTATATTGTGAAAAATCCTTACCGATTTCCTCTTCAAGTTCAGAAATTGCAGTATGGATAAATTCTTCGAGATAGGCGGTTTCTTCCAACTCATAATACCTCATAAGAGATAGCAAAACACCTGCCTTTCCTAAAACAAAATCCTGCTTACCAATGTTGTCATAATCTAACAATATCTCATTTACTAGACTAGTAGCTTTATTTTTATAAAAAATATCACCTGTTCTTTCAAACAATAATATTAAAGCCCATAAAAATCCTGACACACCAAAATACAATGAATTTTGATACAGATAACTCTTGCTACCTCTTGTTATTTCTATCTTTTGAACCCATTGCTTAACTAACTTCAGTTCAGAAGACGATAAACATTGAGTAACAAATATTATATAACCAGACAGTCCGTGCTGAAAAGATATCGGGTTAACAAATTCTCCAAATTCATTTGAAGGTAAAAGACGACCTGTGCTATCAATATTTTGTGATAAAATAAAATGTGCTACTTTCTCAGATTCCTTTTTAAAATCATAACAACTAACATTAAAATCCACCTCTGACATATCAATATTCAAAATTTCAATTTCATTAATTTTCTTTATTATATTAGTAGATTCTTTCGCTTCACTTAAATTCAACAGATAAATCAACCAGTAATACACACTCTCTGATATATATTCCATATTTTTAGCGATTCGTAACGCTTGTTTTATTTTATCAATACAACTAATATCGTATAGATTGTCTCCCGACGAAAAAACTAATGTTCTACCAACCAAAATAGCAAAACTAGTCATGGCTACAGCAAAATAATCTTGATTAATCGAACTCTCAGATAGGTCATTATCTGGATTTACCATAAAAGGGGTTTTTACATATCGTCGTACATCTTTTATCAGAGATACATTCTCTAAATCTATTAAAAATATAGAACCATCTTCTCTATAAATAAAATTTGTAGGCGATAAGTCTACAATCTTATATCCTAAACTATGAATAGAATTAACAATTGATATTAAATTATCTATTAATTTTAATTTTGTTCTATAAGAAAACCTTTCTTCCCCAATTAAATCAAAATAACTATATCCTTCAATAAAACTTTGAACAACAAAATAGTCTCCATCAACTTCAAACTCATCTATAAAGTTTGCCGTATAAAGCTGAGAATCTAATGTCTTCAACATATTAACTTCATTTTTTATCTCATCGATAGCAAAATGCTTCCCCTCAACATCGTTGCTGACAAAAGGGCGCACTTGTTTCATAATAACTTTTTCCCCAGTATCTTTCTTTTTAGCTCTATATACATTCCCTCTGTTAGATTTTTTTAATATTATTTCAAATTTATAGTTATTTATTAAATGATTCTCAGGTATTTTCCCTATCTCTCCAAATAACTCCTGCTTCTCTTCTGGAGTAAAAAGATCCTCCTTCCAATCAGGTATCACAGGAAAATTTTTACGAACATCTTCTACCCAATTCCCCTCCTCGTTTTTCAACAAATAAATAATTTTGTGATTTTTTTCATCATATTCTTGTATTTTTTTAAATGAACCAAATCTATAGTGCAGTGGTGAATATTTTCCACATTGAAAATCAGACAATATTCTTGGAGAAAAATATATAGCAAGTTTCTCACGTAACGCTAATATTATTTCACGAGCTTGCTTGTCATTTGCAGGATAAATTGCCATAAATTTATTGGCTATAGGTGACGTTTCTCGTGGAGAGTTAATCTTTTTTAAACTTTCAATATCCTTAACAACTTTAAATGAACATTCAATTTCGCGTAAAAAAGATGCTACTAGTGTAAAGATACTAACCGCATCTTTCATTTGTGAACTTATGTGAATTTTCCATCCCGAATCTGATAAATTCTTATTATAGCTAAAATAAACCCAGTCAGAAGAAACATACTTAACTTTAGAATCAAATTGTTGTATTGAATTCTCAAGAACATCCATTAATTACTCCTCGTATATAAAGAAGGAGAAGTAGACTAACCCACCTCTCCTATATAATTAAACTATCTTAAACTATCTTAAACTATCTTAAACTATCTTAAACTTTCGTAAATAATCTACAATTGATTAAATACATGAAAGCACCTGTTAAACGTGAACTTCTTAAAAATGAACTGTCAAACTATAAAGAATTATGAAATATTTTATATGCAGACATCAACATTTCAATAAGAAGAGGTTCTAAAAGCATTTAAGACTAACCGACTGTAACCGAGCATGTAAAGTCACATAATCTTTCTACTTGCGTAGGAAGAGGTGCAACTGGTAACATCTCAAGATTTGACAATGTTTCCATGGTAATTCTCCTAATTTTATTTAGAATTCTTTTTCCGGAAAGGAAAATTCTATAAAGCCTTTATAAATATAGTTAAAAAGTTTTTTAGATAAATCTCACAAGCAAAACTTCAACATCCAGATAAATGAAGTCTCAATACACTAATACAACACTTAAGGGCTAAATCCTCCATCAGAATCTGATTTATTTTTGAAAGTAAAACTCAATCCTGTTTATGAAGCGATATATTGGATATCTTTAAAGTGAAATTCCATATGCTGGTCCTGGATCAACTCCTCTAGTTGTTACAGATAAAGAACCACTTAACACATTAAATAGAAATAGAAGCAATAAAGCAATTAATATACATCGCTTGACAACTTGGGATCTTTTCATCTTCTAAACCTCCTTAACTATTGATGGTATTCTAACACATCAATTTTAGTTTGTCAATAGTTTTATATCATTTTCTTATTTTTTTAGAAATATGGATTAAAGTTATCGAAAAATACAAATCTTTTTCTTAATCTTCACTTTCCAATAATTTCATTTCCTTCTCAATTTCCAGCATCATTCTCTGGTTGTCTTCATGCTTGTAAAGCTGGTAAGATACTTGATAAAAACCTAGTATCCTATCCTTTTCAGCAAAGCCCACGCTTATATTTCCCAATAAACAATACAAATCTGCTAATCGATAACTGCTATTATATCTTTTACAAATAGCTATTGTTGCTGTAATCTCTTCTATAGCTTCAGATGTTCGTTCATTCAACCACAAATATCTACAATAGTTATATCGGAATTTAATCATCAGTTCTAATTGTTCCAAATGATGGACAGATAATGACTGGATGTTCTCTTTTAAAAGTTGATAGAGCTCCTGATATGTGTCTTCCTGCCCCATATCAAAATAAAAATTAGCCAAGGTATTTCCCAGTTGTAGATAGTAAAAATCAGATTTTTTCAGAGATAACAGTATTTTTTCCAATTTCGCAACTGCCTCTGTTTGATGATTTAGATAACGGAATTGAACTAACGTATCAATCCAGTCTAAATAAATCTGGTCTTTAGCAGATAAACGAGCACGTTTAGATTTTTCAAGTTCATAAATGTATTTGAGAGATTCATATTCCCTCTCATCCAAAAACTTCTTAGATAGTTCTTTAAACTTGTCAATATTTTCTAAACTAGAAACCTCAGTCTCTTCAAAGAAATAATTCATACTCACCTTCAATCGCTTAGATAGCTGAAAGAGTAATTCTGACCCGGGTGAGTATTTACCTTGCTCCATACGGCTAATCTGTCCTTGCTCACAAATCCCCTCAGCCAATTCCTTTTGAGATAATTTTAATTCCTTTCTCTTATTTTTTAAGCGTGTCGCTAACAACATATCCACACTTTCTTCCTCCTTGCTTTATGTATTAAAGTATATCAAGTTCCAAAACATGTTTCAAGTATATATTTTATGTTCTTCTGTTTGTATTTATATAATCTTTTATCTTTTTCATCACTTCTGCTTGCCTTTAAATCGCCATTGGAAGCGGAGCTTGTCATAGAAGGGAAATTCGATAAACAGGACTCCCAAA encodes the following:
- a CDS encoding GNAT family N-acetyltransferase gives rise to the protein MRLVPYDKVNHCEEAFAWYQDVNLVHLVDGVKRPYSQETLEAMYSYLDQHGELFWIEVKEKGEWFPIGDVTLSQDNLPIVIGNPAYQHRGIGKKVLSTLIELARVKGWKELKVKEIYTYNHASRRCFKSLGFVEDGTTEKGRSFVLKLV
- a CDS encoding CTP synthase; translated protein: MSTKYIFVTGGVVSSIGKGIVAASLGRLLKNRGLKVTIQKFDPYINIDPGTMSPYQHGEVFVTDDGAETDLDLGHYERFIDINLNKYSNVTTGKIYSEVLRKERRGEYLGATVQVIPHITDALKEKIKRAALTTDSDVIITEVGGTVGDIESLPFLEALRQMKADVGADNVMYIHTTLLPYLKAAGEMKTKPTQHSVKELRGLGIQPNMLVIRTEEPAGQGIKNKLAQFCDVAPEAVIESLDVEHLYQIPLNLQAQGMDQIVCDHLKLDAPVADMTEWSAMVDKVMNLKKQVKISLVGKYVELQDAYISVVEALKHSGYANDAEVKINWINANDVTAENVAELLSDADGIIVPGGFGQRGTEGKIQAIRYARENDVPMLGVCLGMQLTCIEFARHVLGLEGANSAELAPETKYPIIDIMRDQIDVEDMGGTLRLGLYPSKLKRGSKAATAYHNQEVVQRRHRHRYEFNNAFREQFEAAGFVFSGVSPDNRLVEIVEIPENKFFVACQYHPELSSRPNRPEELYTAFITAAVENSN
- a CDS encoding chromosome partitioning protein ParB gives rise to the protein MKVNIKALHPTQLYLSEKKLAGIQMLYQSAETIQVDPISILAFGNCLLITDGHHRAYQALLAGRDTISAEWDRDGGDELYHLYAKACEERKIYSVLDLKNHIIPQDEYEAKWYNWCDGFNQAATLLLKRKADETDPTNR
- a CDS encoding phosphoglycerate kinase, with the translated sequence MAKLTVKDVDLKGKKVLVRVDFNVPLKDGVITNDNRITAALPTIKYIIKQGGRAILFSHLGRVKEEADKAGKSLAPVAADLAAKLGQDVVFPGVTRGAELEAAINALEDGQVLLVENTRYEDVDGKKESKNDPELGKYWASLGDGIFVNDAFGTAHRAHASNVGISANVEKAVAGFLLENEIAYIQEAVETPERPFVAILGGSKVSDKIGVIENLLEKADKVLIGGGMTYTFYKAQGIEIGNSLVEEDKLDVAKALLEKANGKLILPVDSKEANAFAGYTEVRDTEGEAVSEGFLGLDIGPKSIAKFDEALTGAKTVVWNGPMGVFENPDFQAGTIGVMDAIVKQPGVKSIIGGGDSAAAAINLGRADKFSWISTGGGASMELLEGKVLPGLAALTEK
- a CDS encoding Na/Pi cotransporter family protein — encoded protein: MSINWQEILFHFLGGLGLFLYSIKTMGDGLQQAAGDRLRFYIDKYTSNPFFGVLVGIGMTALIQSSSGVTVITVGLVSAGLLTLRQAIGIVMGANIGTTVTSFLIGFKLGDYALPMLFIGAVCLFFTKNRTVNNIGRILFGVGGIFFALNLMSGAMAPLKDLQVFKDYMIELSKNPVLGVFVGTGLTLLIQASSATIGILQNLYASNLIDLQGALPVLFGDNIGTTITAIIASLGANIAAKRVAGAHVAFNVIGTVVCVIFLVPFTALIHWFESTLNLAPEMTIAFAHGTFNITNTIVQFPFIGALAYFVTKIIPGEDEVVKYEPLYLDEHFIKQAPSIALGNAKKELLHLGNYAAKAFDLSYKYIIDLDEKVAEKGHKTEEAINTIDEQLTRYLIALSSEALSQKESEVLTNILDSSRDLERIGDHAEALLNLTDYLQRKNVEFSDAALKELEEVYRQTSDFIKDALDSVENNDIEKARSLVERHEAINNIERVLRKTHIKRLNKGECSTQAGVNFIDIISHYTRVSDHAMNLAEKVFAEQI
- the rpoE gene encoding DNA-directed RNA polymerase subunit delta, giving the protein MELEVFAGQEKSELSMIEVARAILELRGRDHEMHFSDLVNEIQNYLGTSNSDIREALPLFYTELNFDGSFISLGDNKWGLRSWYGVDEIDEEIIALEENDDDEVAPKAKKKRVNAFMDGDSDAIDYNADDPEDEDAYEADPALSYDDENPDDEKNEVEAYDAEINEIAPDDLGEDVDLNEDDDEFSDDDAETSEE
- a CDS encoding MFS transporter, coding for MNTFLTNKSYRMLLINQWVSSFGDTLFYISFISYVSEYKFASLAVLCITVSETLPQISQLFTGVIADFQKNRVAKYIAILASKFLLYTLLTLFVADKNFSMGMVLLICGINLLSDTMSYFAGAMISPLYVRIIGDDMTDAMGFRQATAGVVNILSNLIGGVLIGVISLKMFVGLNALTFLFALLGVVFIRTSLRDIEGQMEVSKRLTAKSFGEHFLHSMKILSSFPAIIKLIFIAAMNQVILSIITPLTTLMLIHHPFIFFDTGKSIAALSVVIFSGTIVGSFLSGGILKNIPIKMIVYFEEIMHLCILFSWLTNHFLLLLVVVFLCAVAVGMMGPRIFNLVFSMVPEEVMGTIQSVLGVFNVVVPGILSMIIVALASATNLKITVLPLFIFVLTALAIVRAMKIE